The following are encoded together in the Streptomyces sp. NBC_00358 genome:
- a CDS encoding homogentisate 1,2-dioxygenase, with protein sequence MESFTHLRKGTTPRRIHADLEGLKDDELGRGGFEGRTAHLYRRHDPTQYRSEGPLTGVDIAASALTPTDKDDPSGAPLLMFSNADCRISLSMRNAPAPFYVRNVDGDELHFVHQGTGTFVTEFGSLAYRPGDYVYLPKATTYRQVPDEGGSCVLVVEAVDEFRVPPAGVLGRHFPFDSALVVVPEAAVVEDDGRDEYEVRLYHSGQRTSIFYPHDPCDAEGWRGDNFPFTFNIDDYNVITSESVHLPPTVHLFMQATGVYVMNFLPRAAEGVPGTERYPWYHRNVDFDEIAFFHGGNVFGIDLPPGLISHAPQGTHHGAPEKARERSRRRFDRDTRVEWKIIAVDTRRRLVPSEAVLTAAAEAGAADPEIQI encoded by the coding sequence GTGGAGTCATTCACCCACCTGCGGAAAGGCACGACGCCCCGCAGGATCCACGCGGACCTCGAAGGTCTCAAGGACGACGAGCTCGGCCGTGGCGGGTTCGAGGGCCGCACGGCGCACCTCTACCGACGTCACGACCCCACCCAGTACCGCAGCGAGGGTCCGCTGACCGGCGTCGACATCGCCGCGAGCGCGCTGACCCCCACGGACAAGGACGACCCGAGCGGCGCACCGCTGCTGATGTTCAGCAACGCCGACTGCCGGATCTCGCTGAGCATGCGCAACGCCCCCGCGCCGTTCTACGTACGCAATGTCGACGGTGACGAGCTGCACTTCGTGCACCAGGGCACCGGAACCTTCGTCACCGAGTTCGGCTCGCTGGCATACCGCCCCGGTGACTACGTCTACCTCCCCAAGGCGACGACCTACCGCCAGGTCCCCGACGAGGGCGGAAGCTGCGTCCTGGTCGTCGAGGCGGTGGACGAGTTCCGCGTCCCGCCGGCGGGCGTCCTCGGCCGGCACTTCCCGTTCGACAGCGCGCTCGTCGTGGTCCCCGAGGCCGCCGTGGTCGAGGACGACGGCCGCGACGAGTACGAGGTCCGGCTGTACCACTCCGGTCAGCGGACCTCGATCTTCTACCCGCACGACCCGTGCGACGCCGAAGGCTGGCGGGGCGACAACTTCCCCTTCACCTTCAACATCGACGACTACAACGTGATCACCTCAGAGAGCGTGCACCTGCCGCCCACCGTGCACCTGTTCATGCAGGCCACCGGCGTGTACGTGATGAACTTCCTGCCCAGGGCCGCCGAGGGCGTGCCCGGGACCGAGCGCTACCCGTGGTACCACCGCAACGTCGACTTCGACGAGATCGCCTTCTTCCACGGAGGCAACGTCTTCGGGATCGACCTGCCGCCGGGCCTCATCTCGCACGCCCCCCAGGGCACGCACCACGGAGCCCCGGAGAAGGCCCGCGAACGCTCCCGGCGCCGCTTCGACCGGGACACCCGGGTCGAATGGAAGATCATCGCCGTCGACACCCGGCGGCGGCTGGTGCCCAGCGAGGCGGTCCTCACCGCGGCGGCCGAAGCGGGCGCCGCAGACCCGGAGATCCAGATATGA
- a CDS encoding nuclear transport factor 2 family protein: MSAGVSALADRFFAAVSRGDLAELEALYSPDVTVWHNYDDVDQTRSESLRLLSWLAAKAGPLRYVDVRRTVLDDGFVQQHVVELGGRCEGIRMPAMLRVFCDDRHIRRIEEYVDPGPLNIRLAATAAP; this comes from the coding sequence ATGAGCGCGGGCGTCTCCGCGCTCGCCGACCGGTTCTTCGCCGCGGTCTCCCGTGGGGACCTCGCGGAACTGGAGGCGCTGTACAGCCCCGACGTGACCGTCTGGCACAACTACGACGACGTCGACCAGACGCGCTCGGAAAGCCTGCGGCTGCTCTCCTGGCTCGCCGCGAAGGCCGGCCCGCTGCGCTATGTGGACGTGCGGCGGACGGTCCTGGACGACGGGTTCGTACAGCAGCACGTCGTCGAACTCGGCGGGCGGTGCGAAGGAATCCGTATGCCCGCCATGCTCAGGGTCTTCTGCGACGACCGGCACATCCGCCGGATCGAGGAATACGTCGACCCGGGCCCGCTGAACATACGGCTGGCGGCGACGGCAGCACCTTGA
- a CDS encoding SMP-30/gluconolactonase/LRE family protein, giving the protein MNVTTLATGLKFPEGPVALPNGDVLVVEVLGGKLTRITPDGTVSVVAELGGGPNGAALGPDGRVYVTNNGGMMGFEVAGFTWAVGIAPDYVTGSIQAVDLTDGSVETLYTECDGQPLRSASDLVFDAHGGMYFTDYGKSDGVTGDKGRLFYATADGTSIKLLTGGMDGPNGIGLSPDGTRLYVNETFTARVWWWEVTAPGEIKGGLSMGGSGGGNFLYTAPDYTNFDGLGIEADGNLCVASMVHTGISVVSPEGELVEFVDIHVDNDPGLTNICWGGEGLRTAYMTMASTGQLVKVDWPRPGLALNYGPTGEPEGEQA; this is encoded by the coding sequence ATGAATGTCACCACTCTTGCCACCGGACTGAAGTTCCCCGAGGGGCCGGTCGCGCTCCCGAACGGTGACGTGCTCGTCGTCGAGGTCCTGGGCGGGAAGCTGACGCGGATCACCCCGGACGGCACCGTGTCGGTGGTGGCCGAGCTGGGCGGCGGTCCCAACGGTGCGGCCCTCGGCCCCGACGGCCGGGTCTACGTCACCAACAACGGCGGCATGATGGGCTTCGAGGTCGCCGGCTTCACCTGGGCCGTCGGCATCGCGCCGGACTACGTCACCGGCAGCATCCAGGCGGTCGACCTCACGGACGGTTCCGTGGAGACCCTCTACACCGAGTGCGACGGGCAGCCGCTGCGCAGCGCCAGCGACCTGGTCTTCGACGCCCACGGCGGTATGTACTTCACCGACTACGGCAAGAGCGACGGGGTCACGGGCGACAAGGGCCGGCTCTTCTACGCGACCGCCGACGGCACCTCGATCAAGCTGCTCACCGGCGGGATGGACGGCCCCAACGGCATCGGGCTCTCCCCGGACGGAACGCGGCTGTACGTCAACGAGACCTTCACCGCGCGCGTGTGGTGGTGGGAGGTCACCGCTCCGGGCGAGATCAAGGGCGGTCTGTCCATGGGCGGCTCCGGTGGCGGCAACTTCCTGTACACCGCGCCCGACTACACGAACTTCGACGGGCTCGGCATCGAGGCCGACGGCAACCTCTGCGTGGCGTCGATGGTCCACACCGGCATCTCCGTGGTCAGCCCGGAGGGCGAACTGGTGGAGTTCGTCGACATCCACGTCGACAACGACCCGGGCCTGACCAACATCTGCTGGGGCGGCGAGGGACTGCGGACCGCCTACATGACCATGGCCAGCACCGGACAGCTCGTCAAGGTGGACTGGCCGCGCCCCGGTCTGGCCCTCAACTACGGCCCCACCGGCGAACCGGAGGGGGAGCAGGCATGA
- a CDS encoding SMP-30/gluconolactonase/LRE family protein, protein MEGTEGSARAGQDIPPPRRALSRRSLIGRMTAVTAGASGAAVLGPVGGAVAADGRGGRPGGSRKPKVTVLATGLKFPEGPLALPNGDVLVVEVLRGTLTRITPDGTVSVVAELGGGPNGAALGPDGRVYVADNGGLNGFDVGGFTFAGGTPAGYVTGSIQAVDLADGSVETLYTEAGGQPLRGPDDLVFDAHGGFYFTDYGKTGATAVDRGRLFYATADGTSIRKVADGMDGPNGIGLSPDGTRLYVSETYTARVWWWEVTAPGVIKGGLSLGGSGGGNFLYTAPDYTNFDSLAVEAGGNVCVASMIHAGISVVSPKGHLVEFVDINVGGDPGISNICFGGKHLTTAYITASSTGRLLKVEWPRRGLALN, encoded by the coding sequence ATGGAAGGAACCGAGGGGTCCGCACGGGCCGGTCAGGACATACCGCCGCCGCGGAGGGCCCTCTCGCGCCGGTCGCTGATCGGACGGATGACCGCGGTGACCGCGGGGGCCTCGGGCGCAGCCGTGCTCGGCCCGGTCGGCGGGGCCGTGGCCGCGGACGGCAGGGGAGGCAGGCCGGGCGGGAGCCGGAAGCCGAAGGTGACCGTCCTGGCCACCGGGCTGAAGTTCCCCGAGGGGCCCCTCGCGCTCCCGAACGGTGACGTGCTCGTCGTCGAGGTGCTGCGCGGGACGCTGACGCGGATCACCCCGGACGGCACCGTGTCGGTGGTGGCCGAGCTGGGCGGCGGTCCCAACGGCGCCGCGCTCGGCCCCGACGGCCGGGTCTACGTCGCCGACAACGGCGGCCTGAACGGCTTCGACGTGGGCGGGTTCACCTTCGCCGGCGGCACCCCCGCCGGCTACGTCACCGGCAGCATCCAGGCCGTCGACCTCGCCGACGGGTCGGTGGAGACGCTCTACACCGAGGCCGGCGGGCAGCCGTTGCGCGGTCCGGACGACCTGGTCTTCGACGCCCACGGCGGCTTCTACTTCACCGACTACGGCAAGACCGGCGCGACCGCCGTCGACCGGGGGCGGCTGTTCTACGCCACCGCCGACGGCACCTCGATCCGGAAGGTGGCCGACGGGATGGACGGCCCCAACGGCATCGGGCTCTCGCCGGACGGCACGCGGCTGTACGTCAGCGAGACGTACACCGCGCGGGTCTGGTGGTGGGAGGTCACGGCCCCCGGAGTGATCAAGGGCGGTCTCTCCCTGGGCGGTTCGGGCGGCGGCAACTTCCTGTACACCGCGCCCGACTACACGAACTTCGACTCGCTCGCCGTCGAGGCCGGAGGCAACGTCTGCGTGGCGTCGATGATCCACGCGGGCATCTCGGTGGTGAGCCCGAAGGGGCACCTCGTGGAGTTCGTCGACATCAATGTCGGCGGCGACCCGGGCATATCCAACATCTGCTTTGGAGGAAAACACCTGACCACCGCGTACATCACCGCCTCCAGCACCGGAAGGCTGCTGAAGGTGGAGTGGCCGCGGCGGGGCCTGGCACTGAACTGA
- a CDS encoding class I adenylate-forming enzyme family protein gives MLISDVLRRNAMRTPEKNALLMADGSGSRTYAELYERAMRLADALLGIASRGDRIAILSENNPEYVEAYYGVPAVGMALTMLNYRLHPKEWVWILNNSGARVVLVQEQYLEALTEHRAELETVEHIVVIGASRPGVRSYEDLVAEGRPTEPEVRVTDDEVAWLLYTSGTTGFPKGAQLTHRNINTALVQSVLAYEPTAETSFLNAMPLCHVAGYLTPMHQFNGGSVLMMSGWDPEQWMRLVQDHRVTSGGFAPTMMAMLLAHPKIDEYDLSSLEWMGYGASKIPVDVLRRTIERFGPIVYAGMGMTELGGNMLTLDKAAHIRAVNGEEHLLDAVGKPMALVDVRVVRPDGEDCEIGEIGEIVVQGDQVTVGYHGNPRATEEAWSGGWFHTGDLARTDEEGFLYIVDRAKDMIISGGENVYSSEVENALYEHPAVAEAAVIGLPDPVWGEKVAAVVVRREGQEVSEDDIVAQCRSRLASYKQPRAVFFADALPKTVSGKIRKNDLRDRFGTGE, from the coding sequence ATGCTGATCAGTGACGTGCTGCGTCGCAACGCGATGCGGACACCGGAAAAGAACGCGCTTCTCATGGCGGACGGTTCGGGCTCCCGCACCTACGCCGAGCTGTACGAGAGGGCGATGCGCCTCGCGGACGCGCTCCTCGGCATCGCCTCGCGGGGCGACCGGATCGCGATCCTGTCCGAGAACAACCCCGAGTACGTCGAGGCGTACTACGGCGTCCCCGCCGTGGGCATGGCGCTGACCATGCTCAACTACCGCCTGCACCCGAAGGAATGGGTGTGGATCCTCAACAACTCCGGCGCCCGGGTCGTCCTGGTCCAGGAGCAGTATCTGGAGGCGCTCACCGAGCACCGCGCCGAGCTGGAGACGGTCGAGCACATCGTCGTCATCGGTGCGTCCCGGCCCGGCGTGCGCAGCTACGAGGACCTCGTGGCCGAGGGGCGCCCGACCGAGCCCGAGGTGCGGGTCACCGACGACGAGGTCGCCTGGCTGCTCTACACCAGCGGCACCACCGGGTTCCCCAAGGGCGCCCAGCTCACCCACCGCAACATCAACACCGCGCTGGTCCAGTCGGTGCTCGCCTACGAGCCGACGGCGGAGACCAGCTTCCTCAACGCGATGCCGCTGTGCCACGTCGCCGGCTACCTCACGCCGATGCACCAGTTCAACGGCGGTTCCGTGCTGATGATGTCCGGCTGGGACCCGGAGCAGTGGATGCGGCTGGTCCAGGACCACCGGGTCACCAGCGGCGGCTTCGCCCCGACGATGATGGCGATGCTCCTCGCCCACCCGAAGATCGACGAGTACGACCTGAGCAGCCTGGAGTGGATGGGCTACGGCGCCTCCAAGATCCCCGTCGACGTGCTGCGCCGCACGATCGAGCGCTTCGGGCCGATCGTGTACGCCGGTATGGGCATGACCGAGCTGGGCGGGAACATGCTGACCCTCGACAAGGCGGCCCACATCCGTGCCGTGAACGGCGAGGAGCACCTGCTCGACGCGGTCGGCAAGCCGATGGCCCTGGTGGACGTGCGCGTGGTGCGGCCCGACGGCGAGGACTGCGAGATCGGCGAGATCGGCGAGATCGTCGTCCAGGGCGACCAGGTCACCGTCGGGTACCACGGGAACCCGCGGGCGACCGAAGAAGCCTGGTCCGGGGGCTGGTTCCACACCGGTGACCTCGCCCGCACGGACGAGGAGGGCTTCCTCTACATCGTCGACCGGGCCAAGGACATGATCATCTCCGGTGGCGAGAACGTCTACTCCAGCGAGGTCGAGAACGCCCTCTACGAGCACCCGGCGGTCGCCGAGGCGGCGGTCATCGGACTGCCGGACCCGGTGTGGGGCGAGAAGGTGGCCGCCGTGGTCGTCCGCAGGGAGGGCCAGGAGGTCTCGGAGGACGACATCGTGGCGCAGTGCAGGAGCCGCCTCGCCTCGTACAAGCAGCCGCGCGCGGTGTTCTTCGCGGACGCCCTGCCGAAGACGGTCAGCGGCAAGATCCGCAAGAACGACCTGCGGGACCGGTTCGGCACCGGGGAGTGA
- a CDS encoding CaiB/BaiF CoA transferase family protein, with the protein MPVPTGRYNEVRRLEVDMSGPLDGVRVVEIAGVGPAPFAAMLLADMGAEVIRVDRVAATEQSPGMDDPRFRIPERSRSSVAVDLKSPEGAEIVLRLAGTADAVIEGFRPGVAERLGIGPDECRARNPRLVYGRMTGWGQRGPLSDRAGHDINFISVAGALHTVGLAGQPPVPPVNLVGEGGGGMLLAFGIVCALLEARQSGTGQVVDAGIVDGAAVLLSSVLGMRAAGTWNTERGTNTLDSGAPFYGTYRCADGEYVAVGAAERYFFDRLLDTLGVADDPRAAGDRLDRRRWDAMKECIAEAFAARSRAEWMAVFDDVDACVTPVLSLDEVAGHPHNRARGTFLDIEGVVHPAAAPRFSRTRPAAPRPPGAPGRDSADVLRAAGYSHQQITGFVERHVVAFPDRTAASVIDRTGGRTPC; encoded by the coding sequence ATGCCTGTACCGACCGGACGGTACAACGAGGTACGACGACTGGAGGTGGACATGAGCGGGCCTCTCGACGGGGTGCGGGTGGTGGAGATCGCCGGGGTCGGCCCGGCTCCGTTCGCGGCGATGCTGCTGGCGGACATGGGCGCCGAGGTGATCCGGGTGGACCGGGTCGCGGCGACCGAGCAGTCGCCCGGGATGGACGACCCCCGGTTCCGGATTCCCGAGCGCAGCCGCAGCTCCGTGGCCGTGGACCTGAAGTCCCCCGAGGGCGCGGAGATCGTGCTCCGGCTCGCCGGGACCGCCGACGCGGTGATCGAGGGCTTCCGCCCGGGGGTCGCAGAGCGGCTCGGCATCGGGCCCGACGAGTGCCGCGCCCGCAACCCGCGCCTGGTGTACGGCCGGATGACGGGCTGGGGGCAGCGGGGTCCCCTGTCGGACCGCGCCGGCCACGACATCAACTTCATCTCCGTCGCGGGAGCGCTGCACACCGTCGGTCTCGCCGGGCAGCCGCCGGTACCGCCGGTGAACCTGGTCGGCGAGGGCGGTGGCGGGATGCTGCTGGCCTTCGGGATCGTCTGCGCACTGCTGGAGGCCCGGCAGTCGGGAACCGGGCAGGTCGTGGACGCGGGCATCGTCGACGGAGCCGCCGTGCTGCTGTCGTCGGTGCTCGGGATGCGGGCCGCCGGCACCTGGAACACGGAACGCGGCACCAACACCCTCGACTCGGGCGCGCCCTTCTACGGCACCTACCGCTGTGCCGACGGCGAGTACGTGGCCGTCGGCGCCGCCGAGCGGTACTTCTTCGACCGTCTCCTGGACACGCTCGGCGTCGCCGACGACCCGAGGGCGGCCGGGGACCGGCTGGACCGTCGGCGCTGGGATGCGATGAAGGAGTGCATCGCCGAGGCGTTCGCCGCCAGGTCACGCGCCGAATGGATGGCGGTGTTCGACGATGTCGACGCCTGTGTCACCCCCGTCCTCTCGCTCGACGAGGTCGCGGGCCACCCGCACAACCGTGCGCGCGGCACGTTCCTCGACATCGAAGGGGTGGTGCATCCCGCCGCCGCCCCCCGCTTCAGCCGCACCCGGCCCGCGGCACCGAGACCGCCCGGCGCGCCGGGCCGGGACTCCGCCGACGTGCTGCGCGCGGCGGGCTACAGCCACCAGCAGATCACCGGATTCGTCGAGAGGCACGTGGTCGCGTTCCCGGACCGCACCGCCGCCTCGGTCATCGACCGCACAGGAGGAAGAACGCCATGCTGA
- a CDS encoding GntR family transcriptional regulator, translated as MTKPSVRVYEDLRRSILTGVHPSGSWLREENIATTYEVSRTPVRDALRRLQADGLITLHPNRGAQVTGFDAADLDDIFSLRALLEGYAARRAAERDSSEAEREELRALCDAMDEAARAGGDDADDRITELNMEFHRTLHRAAGNALLPGILSGVIEISLVRHTFHNYSPQEMARSLRQHRELVDALTARDGTWAQSVMTAHVLSARASLSRHRADQQPVD; from the coding sequence ATGACGAAGCCGTCGGTGAGGGTCTACGAGGACCTGCGCAGGAGCATCCTGACCGGAGTGCACCCGTCCGGCTCGTGGCTGCGCGAGGAGAACATCGCGACCACGTACGAGGTGAGCCGCACTCCCGTACGCGACGCGCTGCGCAGGCTGCAGGCCGACGGGCTCATCACCCTGCATCCCAACCGCGGCGCGCAGGTGACCGGATTCGACGCCGCCGATCTCGACGACATCTTCAGCCTGCGGGCGCTGCTGGAGGGATACGCCGCCCGCCGCGCGGCCGAGCGCGACTCCTCGGAGGCCGAGCGCGAGGAACTGCGCGCGCTGTGCGACGCCATGGACGAGGCGGCGCGTGCCGGTGGCGACGACGCCGACGACCGCATCACCGAACTCAACATGGAGTTCCACCGCACGCTGCACCGGGCGGCCGGCAACGCGCTGCTCCCCGGGATCCTGTCCGGGGTCATCGAGATCTCCCTCGTCCGGCACACGTTCCACAACTACTCCCCGCAGGAGATGGCGCGCAGCCTGCGCCAGCACCGGGAGCTGGTCGACGCGCTCACCGCCCGCGACGGGACGTGGGCGCAGTCGGTCATGACGGCGCACGTGCTCTCCGCGCGGGCGTCCCTGAGCCGCCACAGGGCCGACCAGCAGCCCGTGGACTGA
- a CDS encoding hydroxymethylglutaryl-CoA lyase yields MTVRICEVGPRDGLQNEPEHLSPRQRADFVDRLSATGVDRIEIASFVNPARVPQMAGAEEVCAAVEHADGVGLAALVLNKRGYTRLAETRVEEARMAFCVTETFNERNQGRSVERSIAEAADIVAAAHADGRRASVTLAASFGCPFEGAVDPGRVLDIAERVAATGADELVFADTIGVGVPRQVTRLLTGAAGLGIPLGLHLHNTRNTGYANAYAGVEAGVSVLDSSVAGIGGCPFAPKATGNIATEDLVYLLEGQGVDTGIDLDVLLSTAAWITEVLGRPLPGQLLRAGRFPAPAR; encoded by the coding sequence GTGACTGTCAGAATCTGTGAAGTGGGTCCGCGCGACGGACTCCAGAACGAGCCCGAACACCTGAGCCCGCGGCAGCGCGCCGACTTCGTCGACCGGCTGTCCGCCACCGGCGTCGACCGCATCGAGATCGCCAGCTTCGTCAACCCCGCCCGCGTGCCGCAGATGGCCGGGGCCGAAGAGGTCTGTGCCGCGGTGGAACACGCCGACGGCGTCGGCCTCGCGGCGCTGGTGCTCAACAAGCGCGGCTACACGCGACTGGCGGAGACCCGGGTCGAGGAGGCCCGTATGGCCTTCTGCGTGACCGAGACCTTCAACGAGCGCAACCAGGGCCGCAGTGTCGAGCGGTCGATCGCGGAGGCGGCCGACATCGTCGCGGCGGCCCACGCGGACGGCCGCCGGGCCAGTGTCACGCTGGCCGCGTCGTTCGGCTGCCCGTTCGAGGGAGCCGTCGATCCCGGCCGGGTGCTGGACATCGCCGAACGGGTGGCCGCCACCGGCGCCGACGAACTCGTCTTCGCCGACACCATCGGCGTCGGGGTGCCCCGGCAGGTGACCCGGCTGCTCACCGGCGCAGCGGGGCTCGGCATCCCCCTCGGGCTCCATCTGCACAACACGCGCAACACCGGCTACGCCAACGCCTACGCGGGGGTGGAAGCGGGCGTGTCGGTCCTGGACAGCTCCGTCGCGGGCATCGGAGGCTGCCCCTTCGCTCCGAAGGCGACCGGTAACATCGCCACCGAGGACCTCGTCTACCTGCTCGAAGGGCAGGGCGTGGACACCGGCATCGATCTCGACGTGCTGCTGTCCACCGCAGCGTGGATCACGGAGGTCCTCGGCAGGCCGCTGCCGGGACAGCTGCTGCGTGCCGGACGGTTCCCCGCGCCCGCGCGATGA
- a CDS encoding CaiB/BaiF CoA transferase family protein: MADDQRSDGRQPAAAAHGPLAGVRVVETGSLIAGPFCGQLLGDFGAEVIKAEDPGNGDPMRQWGSNLPQGLSLTWPIIARNKKSITCDLRRPEGQQLLRDLLATADVFIENFRPGTLERWGLGPAELAELNPRLVVTRVTGYGQDGPYSRRAGFGSIGEAMGGLRHITGEPDRAPSRTGISIGDSLAGTFAALGTVMALFSREHTGRGQVVDSAIYEAVLAMMESILPEWELSGSRRERTGSVLPGVSPSNVYPTRDGSAVLIAANRDTVFNRLAEIMGKPEWQTDERFGTHAARGEHQAELDKLVADWTQEQDSEELLDLLHESGVPAGLTYTAQDMFADPHFEARQTIVRLMHDKLGSFPMQNVAPRLSGTPGSVQTLGPELGQHNDEVYGGILGLDTAARALLHEQGVI; the protein is encoded by the coding sequence ATGGCTGACGATCAGCGGAGCGACGGCCGGCAACCGGCGGCGGCCGCCCACGGTCCCTTGGCGGGGGTGCGGGTCGTCGAGACGGGCTCGCTCATCGCGGGGCCGTTCTGCGGACAGCTGCTCGGCGACTTCGGGGCCGAAGTGATCAAGGCCGAGGACCCCGGCAACGGCGACCCGATGCGCCAGTGGGGGAGCAACCTCCCGCAGGGCCTCTCCCTGACCTGGCCGATCATCGCCCGCAACAAGAAGTCGATCACGTGTGACCTGCGCAGGCCCGAGGGGCAGCAGTTGCTGCGGGACCTGCTGGCGACGGCCGACGTGTTCATCGAGAACTTCCGGCCGGGCACGCTGGAGCGATGGGGGCTCGGACCCGCCGAGCTCGCCGAGCTGAACCCGCGGCTCGTGGTCACCCGGGTCACCGGCTACGGCCAGGACGGCCCCTACTCCCGGCGCGCCGGATTCGGCTCCATCGGCGAGGCGATGGGCGGCCTGCGCCACATCACCGGGGAACCCGACCGGGCCCCCAGCCGCACGGGTATCTCGATCGGCGACTCGCTGGCCGGCACGTTCGCCGCGCTCGGCACCGTCATGGCCCTGTTCTCCCGTGAGCACACCGGTCGGGGCCAGGTCGTCGACTCCGCGATCTACGAAGCCGTACTGGCGATGATGGAGTCGATCCTGCCGGAGTGGGAACTGAGCGGGTCGCGGCGCGAGCGCACCGGGTCGGTCCTGCCGGGCGTCTCGCCCAGCAACGTGTATCCGACCCGCGACGGCTCGGCCGTCCTCATCGCCGCCAACCGGGACACGGTGTTCAACCGGCTGGCCGAGATCATGGGCAAGCCGGAGTGGCAGACCGATGAACGGTTCGGCACCCACGCCGCCCGCGGCGAGCACCAGGCCGAGCTGGACAAGCTGGTCGCCGACTGGACCCAGGAGCAGGACTCCGAGGAACTGCTGGACCTCCTGCACGAGAGCGGGGTGCCGGCCGGTCTGACGTACACCGCGCAGGACATGTTCGCCGACCCGCACTTCGAGGCCCGGCAGACGATCGTCCGGCTGATGCACGACAAGCTGGGCTCCTTCCCCATGCAGAACGTCGCCCCCCGGCTGTCCGGAACCCCCGGTTCGGTGCAGACGCTCGGCCCGGAACTGGGACAGCACAACGACGAGGTGTACGGCGGGATCCTCGGCCTCGACACCGCGGCCCGCGCCCTCCTGCACGAGCAGGGCGTCATCTAG
- a CDS encoding DUF309 domain-containing protein, which yields MTGTSETRRADGRDRDTEGRARNARPRDGLGRPLPYGADGVERQPEGVVRAPEETVTEAQTLLDAGRPFHAHEVFEDAWKSGPQEERGLWRGLAQLAVGLTHAARGNATGGARLLRRGAGAVEEWTSGTGRPVRPYGLDLAQLTFWARELASAVERDGGRVDAAASSPRLRGRGA from the coding sequence ATGACCGGGACATCTGAGACGCGGCGGGCCGACGGACGCGATCGGGACACCGAGGGGCGGGCACGGAACGCCCGGCCCCGCGACGGACTGGGGCGCCCGCTGCCGTACGGCGCGGACGGGGTGGAACGGCAGCCGGAGGGTGTCGTGCGCGCCCCCGAGGAGACGGTCACCGAGGCGCAGACACTGCTGGACGCGGGCCGGCCGTTCCACGCGCACGAGGTCTTCGAGGACGCCTGGAAGTCCGGTCCGCAGGAGGAGCGCGGGCTCTGGCGGGGACTGGCCCAGCTCGCCGTGGGGCTCACCCACGCCGCCCGCGGAAACGCGACCGGTGGCGCACGGCTACTGCGCCGTGGCGCCGGAGCGGTCGAGGAGTGGACGTCGGGGACCGGCCGGCCGGTCCGGCCGTACGGCCTGGATCTCGCGCAACTCACCTTCTGGGCACGGGAGTTGGCGAGCGCCGTGGAGCGCGACGGTGGGCGGGTCGACGCGGCGGCGTCCTCGCCCCGGCTGCGCGGCCGGGGCGCCTGA
- the cobF gene encoding precorrin-6A synthase (deacetylating) has protein sequence MRKIHVIGIGAGDPDQLTLQAVKALRSTDVFFILDKGEVKSDLVRLRRDILDAHLPPGTYRLAEATDPDRDRTAGGSAYSPAVGDWRSARAAIYERLITEELGEDESGAFLVWGDPALYDSTLGILEEILDRGAVAFSYDVVPGVSSVSALVARHRTGLNRVARPVQITTGRRLAEGFPDGVDDVVVMLDAHQTFRRYADEDIDIYWGAYIGTPDEILASGPLAETAPRIERLRAEARERKGWIMDTYLLRRNPER, from the coding sequence GTGCGAAAGATTCATGTCATCGGCATCGGAGCGGGCGACCCCGATCAGCTCACGCTGCAGGCGGTCAAGGCGTTGAGGAGCACGGACGTGTTCTTCATCCTGGACAAGGGCGAGGTGAAGTCGGACCTCGTCCGGCTGCGCCGCGACATCCTCGACGCGCACCTGCCACCAGGGACGTACCGCCTGGCCGAGGCCACCGACCCGGACCGGGACCGGACCGCGGGCGGCTCGGCGTACTCACCGGCCGTCGGGGACTGGCGCAGCGCCCGCGCCGCCATCTACGAGCGGCTGATCACCGAGGAACTGGGCGAGGACGAGAGCGGCGCGTTCCTGGTGTGGGGCGATCCCGCTCTGTACGACAGCACGCTCGGCATCCTGGAGGAGATCCTGGACCGCGGCGCGGTGGCGTTCTCGTACGACGTGGTGCCCGGCGTCAGCAGTGTCTCGGCTCTGGTCGCCCGGCACCGCACGGGGCTGAACCGGGTGGCCCGCCCTGTCCAGATCACCACCGGGCGGCGTCTCGCGGAGGGCTTCCCCGACGGGGTGGACGACGTGGTCGTGATGCTCGACGCCCACCAGACGTTCCGGCGGTACGCGGACGAGGACATCGACATCTACTGGGGTGCCTACATCGGCACCCCCGACGAGATCCTCGCCTCCGGCCCGCTCGCCGAGACGGCCCCCCGCATCGAGCGGTTGCGCGCCGAGGCCCGGGAGCGCAAGGGATGGATCATGGACACCTATCTGCTGCGCAGGAATCCGGAGAGATAG